In Cryptomeria japonica chromosome 10, Sugi_1.0, whole genome shotgun sequence, a genomic segment contains:
- the LOC131059816 gene encoding early nodulin-93, which produces MGIAMDAREWWTVRRQDMSMASMPSPPLNSNQHRAEQYSHDGVKAGAKAATITFIASAIPVLMGARAIPWARANLNYAAQAHIISLVSGAAYFVVADKTILASARKNSFEKLASHVEFPL; this is translated from the exons ATGGGTATTGCAATGGATGCACGTGAGTGGTGGACGGTTAGGAGGCAGGACATGAGCATGGCTTCCATGCCTTCTCCTCCTCTCAACAGTAATCAACACAGAGCAGAGCAATACTCGCACG ATGGGGTGAAAGCGGGGGCAAAGGCAGCCACAATTACATTCATAGCATCTGCAATCCCCGTG TTGATGGGAGCACGGGCCATTCCTTGGGCGAGGGCGAATCTCAACTATGCAGCTCAGGCACATATCATCTCTTTAG TAAGTGGAGCAGCTTATTTCGTTGTAGCAGACAAGACCATTTTGGCGTCCGCACGGAAAAACTCCTTTGAAAAACTTGCAAGTCACGTTGAATTTCCCCTGTAA
- the LOC131059890 gene encoding early nodulin-93-like, translated as MGIAQHWWAVRRQDISMASMPSPLPKPNAVAEISLKQCSHDGVKAGAKAAAIAFIASAIPVMIGARAIPWARSNLNYAAQAHIISLVTGAAYFVVADKTILASARKNSFEKLAGRVESPL; from the exons ATGGGTATTGCACAGCACTGGTGGGCAGTGAGGAGGCAGGACATAAGCATGGCTTCCATGCCTTCTCCTCTCCCTAAACCCAATGCCGTTGCTGAAATCAGTTTAAAGCAATGCTCACACG ATGGAGTGAAAGCAGGGGCAAAGGCAGCTGCCATTGCGTTTATCGCATCTGCAATCCCTGTG atgataggagcGCGGGCCATTCCTTGGGCAAGATCGAATCTCAACTATGCAGCTCAGGCTCATATCATCTCTTTag TCACTGGAGCAGCTTATTTCGTTGTGGCAGACAAGACCATTTTGGCCTCTGCCCGGAAAAACTCTTTTGAAAAACTTGCAGGTCGCGTTGAATCTCCCCTGTGA